A portion of the Rhodococcus pseudokoreensis genome contains these proteins:
- a CDS encoding LysR family transcriptional regulator: MARDVARTVRGITLQQLRYFVEVAAEGSISAAADLLYVAQPTMSAALKDLERRVGRTLFVRSPRGVTLTEDGAEFLGYARQVVEQSELLEQRYLGRGPSRRLLAVSTQHYSFVVDAFARMVKASEAAEYAFSLRETRTWDIIEDVRTLRSELGVLYRNEFNANVINKLIREAGLVFTPLFLASPHIFIARTNPLAGRKSVALSDLEDLPRLTFDQGVNNSFYLAEEILSTLSSKQDIRVSDRATIFNLMIGLGGYTISTGIVSDDLDPSIVAVPLDVDDRIEIGWIGHASVSLTAQAQRFVAEMRDVVSGFGVDLLA, encoded by the coding sequence ATGGCACGGGACGTCGCGAGAACGGTGCGGGGAATCACCCTTCAGCAGTTGCGGTACTTCGTGGAGGTGGCCGCCGAAGGATCCATCAGTGCCGCGGCGGACCTGCTTTATGTCGCGCAACCGACCATGTCGGCCGCGCTGAAAGACCTCGAACGTCGCGTGGGACGTACGCTCTTCGTTCGCTCGCCCCGTGGGGTGACGCTCACCGAAGACGGGGCGGAATTTCTCGGCTACGCGCGCCAGGTGGTCGAGCAATCGGAACTCCTGGAACAGCGGTATCTTGGCCGCGGGCCTTCGCGCCGGCTCTTGGCCGTATCAACTCAGCACTACTCATTCGTCGTCGACGCCTTCGCCCGCATGGTGAAAGCGTCTGAGGCCGCGGAGTACGCGTTCAGTCTTCGAGAGACCCGCACGTGGGACATCATCGAAGATGTTCGCACGCTGCGAAGTGAGCTCGGTGTGCTCTATCGCAACGAGTTCAACGCAAACGTGATCAACAAGCTGATTCGCGAAGCAGGGCTGGTCTTCACGCCGCTGTTTCTGGCGTCGCCACATATCTTCATCGCCCGCACGAACCCTCTCGCGGGACGAAAGAGTGTGGCGCTGAGTGATCTTGAAGATTTGCCCCGGCTCACGTTTGACCAGGGTGTGAACAACTCCTTCTATCTCGCTGAAGAGATCCTCTCCACCCTTTCATCGAAGCAAGACATTCGGGTGAGCGATCGAGCGACCATCTTCAACCTCATGATCGGTCTGGGCGGGTACACCATCTCTACCGGCATCGTCTCGGACGATCTCGATCCGTCTATCGTCGCTGTTCCGCTCGACGTGGACGATCGCATCGAGATCGGTTGGATCGGTCATGCCTCGGTGTCGTTGACCGCCCAGGCTCAGCGCTTCGTGGCGGAGATGCGCGACGTCGTTTCGGGGTTCGGAGTCGATCTGCTGGCATAG
- a CDS encoding enoyl-CoA hydratase produces the protein MTTMTTGVAEVAAGPEAPDLIIENADAVVTVTFNRPGKLNSLTPQMYEDLGRVCERVNADPTVRLLVVRGAGRAFAAGSDIAHFRTFTDGADGVAYEDRFVQVLERLEQVRVPTLAVIDGACVGAGLIVAAACDVRVATTRSYFGLPIARTLGNALSAYPLALLTDRLGSARLASMVARATMLPAAEAASIGFVIEPAGLGLFDDLVTEVTGQLLAAAPLTVVATREVLRRIRTAGLPESADLIRAVYGSADFRAGVTAFLQGGRAEWSGS, from the coding sequence ATGACGACCATGACGACCGGCGTGGCAGAGGTGGCCGCGGGACCCGAGGCCCCGGACCTGATCATCGAGAATGCGGACGCGGTGGTGACGGTCACCTTCAATCGGCCCGGCAAGCTTAACTCGTTGACACCGCAGATGTACGAGGACCTCGGGCGAGTGTGCGAGCGGGTGAACGCGGACCCGACGGTACGGTTGCTGGTCGTCCGCGGCGCCGGCCGGGCGTTTGCCGCCGGCTCCGACATCGCGCACTTCCGGACGTTCACCGATGGTGCGGACGGGGTGGCATACGAGGACCGGTTCGTGCAGGTGCTCGAACGCCTGGAGCAGGTGCGGGTGCCGACGTTGGCGGTGATCGACGGGGCCTGTGTGGGTGCGGGACTGATCGTCGCGGCGGCGTGCGACGTGCGGGTCGCGACCACGCGCTCCTACTTCGGGTTGCCGATCGCCCGCACCCTGGGCAACGCGCTGTCCGCGTATCCGTTGGCGCTGCTCACCGACAGATTGGGCTCGGCCCGGTTGGCGTCGATGGTGGCACGGGCGACGATGCTGCCGGCCGCCGAGGCCGCCTCGATCGGATTCGTGATCGAGCCCGCCGGCCTCGGGCTGTTCGACGACCTGGTGACGGAGGTGACCGGGCAGCTTCTCGCGGCGGCGCCGTTGACGGTGGTCGCAACCCGTGAGGTGCTGCGCCGGATCCGCACGGCCGGGTTGCCGGAGTCCGCGGATCTGATCCGTGCGGTGTACGGCAGTGCTGATTTCCGGGCCGGGGTCACCGCGTTCCTGCAGGGTGGGCGCGCGGAGTGGTCCGGGTCCTGA
- a CDS encoding MFS transporter: protein MSSVLQKPEIEARVVRKVARRLIPFLGLAYFVNYLDRTNIGLAKLTMSAELGLTETMFGLASGLFFIGYLLFEVPSNLALHRFGARRWIARIMLTWGIIAAAMAFVPNSGALYGLRMLLGIAEAGFFPGVLLYLTLWFPRAYRVRLMGLFLLALPVSSALGAPLSSAIIQYWDGISGLSGWRVMFLIEGIPAVLLAVVTWFYLTDRPSQAKWLDEDEKVWLTRELESEASESGSHITGSVRRALTDARVWMLGLVYFGITYGLYSLSFFLPSIVAGFKKTFATDFSLFTTGLIVAVPFAVGAVAMVLWSRHSDRTGERIWHVAVPTLIGAVSIPIALYMQSPLTTMIAVTVNAVGVFCALPVFWYLPSTFLTGAGAAAGIAVVNSVGNLSGFGAPYVTGWLFDATGNSRAGLWVVGAVMLVAVMLVLVLRSRVSTTRSDENADTRVVTASR, encoded by the coding sequence ATGTCGTCTGTACTGCAGAAACCCGAGATCGAGGCGAGGGTGGTCCGGAAGGTCGCCCGGCGGCTCATTCCGTTCCTCGGCCTGGCCTATTTCGTCAACTACCTCGACCGGACCAATATCGGGCTGGCGAAGCTGACCATGAGCGCGGAACTCGGGCTGACCGAGACCATGTTCGGCCTGGCGTCCGGGCTGTTCTTCATCGGGTATCTCCTGTTCGAGGTGCCGAGCAATCTCGCGCTGCACAGGTTCGGGGCCCGCCGCTGGATCGCCCGGATCATGCTCACGTGGGGAATCATCGCGGCGGCCATGGCCTTCGTTCCGAACTCCGGAGCGCTGTACGGGCTGCGCATGCTGCTGGGTATCGCCGAGGCGGGCTTCTTCCCGGGAGTCCTGCTCTACCTGACCCTGTGGTTCCCCCGCGCCTACCGGGTCCGGCTGATGGGTCTGTTCCTCCTCGCGCTCCCGGTGTCGTCGGCGCTCGGGGCACCGTTGTCGAGCGCCATCATCCAATACTGGGACGGCATATCCGGTCTGTCCGGTTGGCGCGTCATGTTCCTGATCGAGGGGATACCCGCCGTCCTGCTCGCGGTGGTCACCTGGTTCTACCTCACGGACCGGCCGTCGCAGGCCAAGTGGCTGGACGAGGACGAAAAGGTGTGGCTCACGCGTGAACTCGAATCGGAGGCTTCGGAATCCGGTTCCCACATCACTGGATCGGTGCGTCGGGCACTCACGGATGCGCGTGTGTGGATGCTGGGTCTCGTCTACTTCGGGATCACCTACGGGCTGTACTCGCTCAGCTTCTTCCTGCCCAGCATCGTCGCCGGTTTCAAGAAGACGTTCGCCACCGATTTCTCGCTGTTCACCACCGGACTGATCGTCGCGGTTCCGTTCGCGGTCGGCGCGGTCGCAATGGTGTTGTGGAGCAGGCACTCCGACCGGACGGGCGAGCGGATCTGGCACGTCGCCGTGCCCACTCTCATCGGAGCCGTGTCCATCCCCATTGCTCTGTACATGCAGTCGCCGCTCACGACGATGATCGCGGTCACCGTCAACGCGGTCGGTGTGTTCTGCGCACTGCCCGTGTTCTGGTACCTGCCCAGCACGTTCCTGACCGGTGCGGGTGCCGCGGCGGGCATCGCCGTCGTCAACTCGGTGGGCAACCTGAGCGGTTTCGGGGCCCCGTACGTCACCGGGTGGCTGTTCGACGCCACCGGGAACTCCCGCGCCGGACTGTGGGTCGTGGGGGCGGTCATGCTCGTCGCCGTGATGCTGGTTCTCGTCCTCAGATCCCGCGTAAGTACCACGCGCAGTGACGAAAACGCCGACACCCGCGTGGTCACCGCGAGTCGTTGA
- a CDS encoding Lrp/AsnC family transcriptional regulator, translated as MTRLDRTDARLLLALCDAPRATGVQLATLLGMARNTVQARMSRWEEQHVLAPVDRCVSPRDLGYPLQAFVTAVVDQHRLEDVIEHLRDIAEVVEVVGISGAADLHIGVVAIDADDLYRVAGLILAVPGIERTTVSVAMRDAIPYRTRPLLERIAEER; from the coding sequence ATGACGAGACTCGATCGAACCGACGCCCGCCTGCTGCTCGCCCTGTGCGACGCTCCCCGCGCAACCGGCGTCCAACTGGCCACCCTGCTGGGGATGGCGCGGAATACCGTGCAGGCAAGAATGTCTCGCTGGGAGGAGCAGCACGTGCTCGCACCCGTCGACCGCTGCGTGTCACCCCGCGACCTGGGGTACCCCTTGCAGGCGTTCGTCACCGCGGTGGTCGACCAGCACCGCCTCGAGGACGTCATCGAACACCTGCGGGACATCGCCGAGGTGGTCGAGGTCGTCGGCATCTCCGGAGCCGCCGACCTGCACATCGGCGTGGTCGCCATTGATGCCGACGACCTGTACCGCGTCGCCGGCCTCATCCTCGCCGTGCCCGGGATCGAGCGCACCACGGTGTCCGTCGCCATGCGCGACGCCATCCCCTACCGGACCCGCCCACTGCTCGAGCGGATCGCCGAGGAGCGCTGA
- the pdhA gene encoding pyruvate dehydrogenase (acetyl-transferring) E1 component subunit alpha has protein sequence MFDNDDVVQLVTETGARVAHPDYSRYVEDVDLTAVRALYEDLVVVRRIDAEATALQRQGELGLWAPLLGQEAAQVGSARALDPGDFVFASYREHGVAYCRDVDPTHMLRFWRGSTHSGWNPFDYNMTTPAIIVGAQALHATGYALGMQFDGSDGAAITYFGDGATSQGDISEAFGFAASFNAPVVFFCQNNQWAISEPVSLQSRVSIAARGRGFGVPSVRVDGNDVLAVIAVTRAALERAREGSGPTLIEAVTYRMGPHTTSDDPSRYRPAALDEEWKRKDPLDRIRALLDSTGAIDDDYLAAVQQRADDTAAALRRGCLETVEPGPMSLFDNVYAEPHPLVDEERRQFAAYLDSFEGTDA, from the coding sequence GTGTTCGACAACGACGATGTGGTGCAACTGGTCACCGAAACCGGTGCGCGAGTGGCCCATCCCGACTACTCCCGGTACGTCGAAGACGTGGATCTTACCGCGGTGCGCGCGCTGTACGAGGACCTCGTCGTGGTGCGGCGCATCGACGCGGAGGCGACCGCGCTGCAGCGTCAGGGCGAACTGGGGCTCTGGGCGCCGCTGCTGGGGCAGGAAGCGGCGCAGGTCGGGTCGGCGCGCGCACTCGATCCCGGCGACTTCGTCTTCGCCAGCTACCGCGAACACGGGGTGGCGTATTGCCGCGACGTCGATCCCACCCACATGCTCCGGTTCTGGCGGGGGTCGACGCACTCGGGCTGGAACCCGTTCGACTACAACATGACAACCCCGGCGATCATCGTCGGCGCGCAGGCGCTGCACGCCACCGGGTACGCGCTCGGCATGCAGTTCGACGGCTCGGACGGCGCCGCGATCACGTACTTCGGCGACGGCGCGACCAGTCAGGGCGACATCTCCGAGGCCTTCGGATTCGCTGCGAGCTTCAACGCACCGGTGGTGTTCTTCTGCCAGAACAACCAGTGGGCGATCTCCGAACCGGTCAGTCTGCAATCGCGGGTGAGCATCGCCGCGCGGGGCCGGGGCTTCGGCGTCCCGAGCGTGCGCGTCGACGGCAACGACGTCCTCGCCGTGATCGCCGTGACCCGGGCCGCGCTCGAACGGGCACGGGAAGGCAGCGGACCGACGCTGATCGAGGCCGTCACCTACCGGATGGGCCCGCACACCACCTCCGACGACCCTTCCCGGTACCGCCCGGCCGCGCTCGACGAGGAATGGAAACGCAAGGACCCCCTTGACCGGATCCGTGCCCTCCTCGACTCGACGGGTGCGATCGACGACGACTACCTCGCCGCGGTGCAGCAGCGCGCCGACGACACCGCCGCCGCCTTGCGCCGCGGATGCCTCGAGACCGTCGAGCCCGGGCCGATGTCGTTGTTCGACAACGTCTACGCCGAACCCCATCCCCTCGTCGACGAAGAGCGGCGTCAGTTCGCCGCCTACCTCGACAGTTTCGAAGGAACCGACGCATGA
- a CDS encoding alpha-ketoacid dehydrogenase subunit beta, with amino-acid sequence MSTAASTTLPLGKALNAGLRRALENDPKVVLLGEDIGKLGGVFRITDGLQKDFGPNRVIDTPLAESGIIGTAVGLAMRGYRPVCEIQFDGFIYPGFDQIVSQVAKLHYRTSGNVKMPITIRVPYGGGIGAIEHHSESPEGYFAATAGLRVVTCSNASDAQTMIQQAIASDDPVLFFEPKRRYWEKGQIDPAAEPGPLHRARVVAPGTDVTVVAYGPLVTTALQAAKVAAGEGRSVEVIDLRSISPLDVDTVAASVQRTGRLVITHEAPVFLGIGAEIAARIGERCFYHLEAPVARVGGFTVPYPPAKLEQHFLPDVDRILDAVDRTFTA; translated from the coding sequence ATGAGCACCGCCGCCTCGACCACGCTTCCGCTCGGCAAGGCCCTCAACGCCGGGTTGCGCCGCGCCCTCGAGAACGACCCGAAGGTCGTGCTCCTGGGTGAGGACATCGGCAAACTCGGCGGTGTCTTCCGCATCACCGACGGACTGCAGAAGGACTTCGGCCCCAATCGCGTCATCGACACCCCTCTCGCCGAGTCCGGGATCATCGGCACCGCAGTCGGTCTCGCGATGCGCGGCTACCGACCGGTGTGTGAGATCCAGTTCGACGGGTTCATCTACCCCGGCTTCGACCAGATCGTCTCGCAGGTCGCCAAACTCCACTACCGCACCAGCGGCAACGTCAAGATGCCGATCACCATCCGCGTCCCCTACGGCGGCGGCATCGGCGCCATCGAGCATCACTCCGAGTCCCCCGAGGGGTACTTCGCCGCGACCGCGGGTTTGCGGGTGGTGACCTGCAGCAACGCATCCGACGCGCAGACGATGATTCAGCAGGCCATCGCCTCGGACGATCCGGTGCTCTTCTTCGAACCCAAGCGGCGCTACTGGGAGAAGGGGCAGATCGACCCGGCCGCCGAGCCGGGGCCGCTGCACCGGGCCCGGGTGGTTGCCCCGGGCACCGACGTCACCGTCGTCGCCTACGGGCCGCTCGTGACGACGGCACTGCAGGCGGCGAAGGTCGCCGCCGGCGAGGGCCGGTCGGTCGAAGTGATCGATCTGCGGTCCATTTCCCCGCTCGACGTCGACACCGTCGCCGCGTCCGTGCAACGCACCGGACGCCTGGTGATCACCCACGAGGCGCCCGTGTTCCTCGGGATCGGCGCCGAGATCGCCGCCCGCATCGGTGAGCGCTGCTTCTATCACCTCGAAGCGCCGGTCGCCCGCGTCGGCGGGTTCACCGTCCCCTACCCGCCGGCGAAACTCGAACAGCACTTCCTGCCGGACGTCGACCGCATCCTCGACGCCGTCGACCGCACCTTCACCGCGTAA
- a CDS encoding dihydrolipoamide acetyltransferase family protein, producing the protein MPTVKTFLLPDLGEGLTDAELLTWLVGVGDTVTLNQNIAEVETAKASVELPSPYAGTVVALHAAAGTTVDVGSPFIDVEIAGEESPAPAPPAERTPVLVGYGVAEESSSRRRTRRPAAGTRVDVTATPHPTRPLASPPVRFAAKQRGVDLTEVDATGVHGEVTRDDLERHRDATPVPTPTATATPDADEERIPIKGVRKHTAAAMVRSAFTAPHVTEFVTVDVTPTIELLAQVRETTHFTDVRLTPLTLVAKALLVALRTNPTLNSFWDEDAQEIVVKRSVNLGIAAATPRGLMVPNIKNAHTLGLRDLAIAVSDLTTTAKDGKTGPADLADGTITITNVGVFGVDAGTPILNPGEAAILCFGAIRRQPWEYRGEIALRSVTTLSLSFDHRLVDGEQGSRFLAAVGQILADPMTLIALS; encoded by the coding sequence ATGCCCACTGTCAAGACATTCCTGCTGCCCGACCTCGGCGAGGGCCTCACCGACGCCGAACTGCTGACCTGGCTGGTCGGGGTGGGTGACACCGTGACGCTCAACCAGAACATCGCCGAGGTCGAGACGGCGAAGGCCTCCGTGGAGTTGCCCTCGCCGTACGCCGGAACGGTGGTCGCGCTGCACGCGGCGGCGGGGACGACCGTCGACGTCGGCAGCCCGTTCATCGACGTCGAGATCGCCGGCGAAGAATCGCCCGCCCCTGCGCCCCCGGCCGAGCGGACCCCGGTCCTCGTCGGCTACGGCGTGGCCGAGGAGTCGTCCAGCAGGCGCCGGACGCGGCGTCCGGCGGCGGGGACCCGGGTCGACGTCACCGCGACCCCGCACCCGACGCGTCCGCTGGCGTCGCCGCCCGTGCGGTTCGCCGCGAAGCAACGCGGAGTCGATCTCACCGAGGTGGACGCCACCGGGGTGCACGGTGAAGTGACCAGGGACGACCTCGAACGCCATCGCGACGCCACCCCGGTGCCGACGCCGACGGCCACGGCAACGCCCGACGCCGACGAGGAACGCATCCCGATCAAGGGCGTCCGCAAGCACACCGCCGCGGCGATGGTCCGCAGCGCGTTCACCGCCCCGCACGTCACCGAGTTCGTCACGGTCGACGTCACGCCGACCATCGAACTGCTCGCTCAGGTGCGTGAAACGACGCACTTCACCGACGTGCGCCTGACACCGCTGACGTTGGTGGCCAAGGCCCTGCTCGTGGCGCTGCGCACCAACCCGACCCTGAATTCGTTCTGGGACGAGGACGCGCAGGAAATCGTGGTCAAGCGGTCCGTGAACCTCGGCATCGCGGCCGCCACCCCGCGCGGACTGATGGTGCCGAACATCAAGAACGCGCACACCCTCGGTCTGCGCGACCTCGCGATCGCCGTGTCGGATCTGACGACCACCGCCAAGGACGGGAAGACCGGACCGGCCGACCTGGCCGACGGCACGATCACGATCACCAACGTCGGTGTGTTCGGTGTCGATGCGGGCACGCCCATCCTCAACCCCGGCGAGGCGGCGATCCTGTGCTTCGGGGCGATCCGCAGGCAGCCGTGGGAATACCGGGGCGAGATCGCGTTGCGGTCGGTGACGACGCTGAGCCTGTCGTTCGACCATCGACTGGTCGATGGCGAGCAGGGCTCGCGATTCCTCGCCGCCGTCGGCCAGATCCTGGCGGACCCGATGACGCTGATCGCGCTGAGCTGA
- the lpdA gene encoding dihydrolipoyl dehydrogenase gives MLDQPDVLILGGGSGGYACAFRAAQLGKSVTLIEEDKVGGTCLHRGCIPTKALVHAAEVADTVSHASALGIGATLGGIDLDGVHAYKNAIVERLYKGLQGLVSSHRIEVVQGTGRYGGGRTVHVGDRTITGRSLVLATGSEVRSLPGLEIGGRILTSDQALTFPELPRRVVVLGGGVIGVEFAGIWASLGADVTIVEALPRLIAAEDEWASKQLTRALRKRGITVMTGTRFAKAVQDERTVSVTVESGDTIEADLLLVAVGRGPRTAGLGLTEHGIDVDPRGFVTVDDSLRTSQPDVYAVGDIVAGPQLAHRGFQQGIFVAETIAGLSPTSVEDSGIPRVTYSNPEVASVGLTEAQARERHGDVATVVYDLAGNGRSQILGTSGGVKLVRAGATEGPVVGIHMVGERVGELIGEAQLIVNWGAYPNEVAGLVHAHPTQAEALGEAHLALAGTPLHSHS, from the coding sequence ATGCTCGACCAACCGGACGTTCTGATCCTCGGCGGTGGATCCGGCGGGTACGCCTGCGCCTTCCGTGCCGCGCAACTGGGCAAATCCGTCACGCTGATCGAAGAGGACAAGGTCGGCGGCACGTGCCTGCACCGCGGGTGCATCCCCACCAAGGCGCTCGTGCACGCCGCCGAGGTCGCCGACACCGTCTCCCACGCGTCGGCCCTCGGGATCGGTGCGACACTCGGCGGGATCGACCTCGACGGGGTCCACGCGTACAAGAACGCGATCGTCGAACGCCTCTACAAGGGCCTGCAGGGTCTGGTCAGCAGTCACCGGATCGAGGTGGTCCAGGGCACCGGCCGCTACGGCGGAGGCCGCACCGTCCACGTCGGTGACCGCACGATCACCGGCCGATCACTGGTCCTCGCGACCGGCTCGGAGGTCCGGAGTCTGCCAGGACTCGAGATCGGCGGCCGAATCCTCACCAGCGACCAAGCCTTGACGTTCCCCGAACTTCCGCGTCGCGTCGTCGTACTCGGCGGCGGTGTGATCGGCGTCGAGTTCGCCGGCATCTGGGCATCCCTGGGCGCGGACGTCACGATCGTCGAGGCGCTGCCCCGGCTGATCGCCGCCGAGGACGAATGGGCCTCGAAGCAACTCACCCGGGCCCTGCGCAAGCGCGGCATCACGGTCATGACCGGCACCCGGTTCGCTAAAGCCGTTCAGGACGAGCGCACGGTCAGCGTCACCGTGGAGTCGGGCGACACGATCGAGGCCGACCTGCTGCTCGTCGCGGTCGGCCGCGGACCCCGCACCGCCGGCCTCGGACTCACCGAGCACGGCATCGACGTAGACCCCCGCGGGTTCGTCACGGTCGACGATTCCCTGCGCACCTCCCAGCCGGACGTGTACGCGGTCGGCGACATCGTGGCCGGGCCGCAACTCGCGCACCGCGGATTCCAGCAGGGCATCTTCGTCGCCGAAACGATCGCCGGACTGAGCCCGACCTCGGTGGAGGACAGCGGAATTCCCCGGGTGACGTACTCGAACCCCGAGGTCGCGTCGGTCGGGCTCACCGAAGCGCAGGCACGCGAACGCCACGGTGACGTCGCCACCGTCGTCTACGACCTCGCCGGCAACGGCCGAAGCCAGATCCTCGGAACCAGCGGCGGCGTCAAACTCGTGCGCGCCGGAGCCACGGAGGGGCCGGTCGTCGGTATCCACATGGTTGGAGAACGCGTGGGTGAACTCATCGGCGAGGCCCAACTGATTGTCAATTGGGGCGCCTACCCGAACGAGGTCGCCGGACTCGTGCACGCGCACCCCACCCAGGCCGAGGCGCTCGGCGAGGCGCACCTCGCCCTCGCGGGAACCCCGCTGCACAGCCACAGCTGA